Proteins co-encoded in one Hypanus sabinus isolate sHypSab1 unplaced genomic scaffold, sHypSab1.hap1 scaffold_275, whole genome shotgun sequence genomic window:
- the LOC132388165 gene encoding keratin-associated protein 5-4-like, producing the protein MWCLTVFRDLDRGVWCLTVCRDLDRGVWGVTVCRDPVRGVWGLKVCRDLDRGVWGVTVCQTLSGVCGISQCVRTLQCYVVSHSVSGPGQGCVGSQSVSGPCQGCGISQCNCILGGVSWDSQCIRTLQSYVLSHSVSGPGQGCVGSHSVSGPCQGCVSSHSVSGPCQGCVGSHSASGPCQGCVGSHRVSGSRQACVGSHSASGQCQGCVGSHSESGHCQGCVGSHSVSGPCQWCVGSHSVSGPCQGCVGSHSVSAPRQGSVWVSQCVRTLSVVCGVSQCVRTLPGVCGISQCVQTLAGVCCFSVCVRNLK; encoded by the exons atgtggtgtctcacagtgtttcGGGACCTggacaggggtgtgtggtgtctcacagtgtgtcgggacctggacaggggtgtgtggggtgtcacagtgtgtcgggaccctgtcaggggtgtgtggggtctcaaagtgtgtcgggacctggacaggggtgtgtggggtgtcacagtgtgtcagactctGTCAggcgtgtgtgggatctcacagtgtgtcaggacccttcagtgttatgtggtatctcacagtgtgtcgggacctggacaggggtgtgtggggtctcaaagtgtgtcaggaccctgtcaggggtgtgggatctcacaatgtaacTGTATCCTTGGAGGTGTGAGTTGGGATTCACAGTGCATCCGGACCCTTCAGAgttatgtgctgtctcacagtgtgtcgggacctggacagggatgtgtggggtctcacagtgtgtcaggaccatgtcagggatgtgtgagttctcacagtgtgtcaggaccctgtcaggggtgtgtggggtctcacagtgcgtcaggaccctgtcaggggtgtgtggggtctcaccgtGTGTCAGGATCCCGTCAGgcatgtgtggggtctcacagtgcgtcaggacaatgtcaggggtgtgtggggtctcacagtgagtcagggcactgtcaggggtgtgtggggtctcacagtgtgtcaggaccctgtcagtggtgtgtggggtctcacagtgtgtcaggaccctgtcaagggtgtgtggggtctcacagtgtgtcagcaccccgtcaggg gagtgtgtgggtctcacaatgtgtcaggaccctgtcagtggtgtgtggggtctcacagtgtgtcaggacacttcCAGGAGTGTGTGGGATTTCACAGTGCGTTCAGACCCTGGCAGGTGTGTGTTGCTTCTcagtgtgtgtcaggaacctaaaatga